GGAAAAGGACTCTCTACGCAAGGCGGCCCGACGGGGTTGAGGACGGGTGCGTAGGGCGGCAAGGAGGAGAGGGCGAGCCGGTCCCGGGCGCTCGCGCATACCTTGAATCGTGCAGGCCGGATGGAAGCGTCGGCCGATCGCCGTCTTGACCCGCGCCGGCGTCCGGCGCTGGTCCTCCCAGCCACGCGCGGCCGGCCCCTCAGGGAGCCTCTTCTCGCCCTGCGGTGAATCTGCTCCGTGACCGGTCCGGGCGACGGGACTGAGGGGCTCCGTTCCGCACGTCGCGTGATGATTTCGTGCCGGTGGGCGATGGTCTGGGGCTGCTCCCGGGAGAGTAACTGCCCTCCCTGGAGATCGACTTGGCGCTCCAGAAGAAGCCGAGCTTCCGGGGCTGGTCCGGATCTTGGTCCGGCTGTTGCCTACCTGGCCCGTAGCCGGGCCGTAGTGGCAGGGATGGGGCGGGGATGCCATAGGCCGTTCCCCGGCTTACGATCTGCGTCACGCACACCGCGGGCAGCACGGTGCGGGGCCACAACCTCGACGCCACCGGCCGGTTCATTCTCTGTACCGGTTGTCCTGGCGTTCTGTTCAGGTGGGGGCCGCCAGGCCCCGTACCCCACCGGCCTGCGCCATTGAGGGTCGCGCCGCCGCCGACCGCGATGGCGCATCAGTCCTCGCCGCGGATGATGTTCCAGTCAGGCTTCCTCTCACCCGTCGCCTCGTCGGTCTGCGGCTGGCGCACGATGGCGGGGCGGCACGTCCGGACCCGTTCGTCGAGCGGCACACGGCTTCCGGCCGGCTGGGCCGCTGCCTGGCCCTCCATGACTCACATCTCCTTACTCGGTGCTCGCATCTCAGCATGAGCTTTTCTGGTGATATGCGTGTACCCGGTGTGGCGAGGCCCAAGCGCGCGACGACCCGGCCTGGTATGCGTGGGGCGGCTGGCCGTGGCCGGGGTGGGCTGCCGCGCCGCGGGCAGGGGCCGTGGGTGAGAGGACGTGAGTCGTGGGTCGGACGGCACTCATCGTGATCGACATGCTCAACACGTACGAGCACGAGGATGCCCAGGTGCTGGTGCGATCGGTCCGCGAGGCCCTGCCGGGTGTGAAGACGCTCCTTGAACGGGCGCGGGCTGCGGACGCGCCCGTCATCTACGTGAACGACAACTTCGGCCGCTGGCGCTCCCACCACGGTGAGATCCTCGAAGCGGCCCTGGCCGGCCCCCGCGCCGACCTGGTCGAGCCGATCGCACCGGACGAGGAGTCCCTCTTCGTCGTCAAGGCGCGGCACTCGGCCTTCTACGAGACCCCACTGGCCTACCTCCTGGGCCGGCTCGGCGCCGAGCGGGTGGTGCTGTGCGGTCAGGTGACCGAGCAATGCGTGCTGTACTCGGCCCTGGACGCCCACATCCGGCACCTCGACGTCGTCGTGGCCCTGGACGCGGTCGCTCACATCGACGCCGATCTCGCGGATGCTGCTCTGCTGATGATGGAACGCAACATGGCGGCCGAGCTCCGTCCGAACGGCGACATCACCTTCGGGGACGCCCGCTCGGACTGACGGCTCCGTGGACGCTCGGACGGGGGGCCGGGGGCGGGTCGCCGACTCGCTCGACGAGAGTGAGGGCAGCTGCGGCGGTCTTGAACAGCGGCTGCTTGGAGACGGGGTCCCAGAGGGTGGCGATCAGCTCGTTGGCCGCACGCCCCGGCGTCCCGGCGCCGGGGGCGTTGCCGCCCGGAGTGTCCCAGTATCCGTAGTGGAAGGGCACGAACAGGACTCCCGGCCGGACCGTGCCCACACGCAGACGCCCGCGTCGCCGGGGCCTGCGCGCTGCTGGCGCCGCAGACCCGCGAGCAGCTGGAGCAGGACGAACAGAAGACCTGCCCCGCCGCGCTCGCCTCCCGGGAGTTGCCGACGGCGGCCGGCGTGAAGGGTGTGGAGACGTACGGGCGGCAGGCATTGGTCCGCCTGGCGGGCGACACCCTGTTCCTGTCCCAGTTCACCGGCGGCTGGAAGGTAGTGGCCGCCGGCTGCACACCTCGCCCTGATCAGCCCTACGACTGTTCGATCAAGGGAGGCTGAGGCGTGCGGATCCTGTTCGCGACCACCCTGGTGGTCATCCTCGGCGGACTCGGCTACTTCATCACCATCGGAGTGCTCCAGCGATGAACGACAGCCGCGTGCGGCGCAGGGGGTTCTGGCGGGAGAACAGCCTCACCCTCACCTTCGGTATCGCCTTCCTGGTCGTCCTCGTCTGCCAGGCGATCGCCGGACGTGCCGAGTTCAACGAACAGCTGACGGTCGAAGGGCTCCAGCAGCTCACCTTCGGGGAGTACCTGACGACCTCGGACTTCGCCGTGGACGTCACCGAGAACTGGCAGTCGGAATTCCTGCAGTTCTTCCTCTACATCTTCGGCACTGTCTACCTCGTCCAACGCGGCTCCCCGGAATCGAAGAAGGTCCACGAAGCGGGCACCGAGAGCGATCAGGAGCAGCGCGTGGGCGACCACGCGCGACCCGATTCACCGCGCTGGGCAGGGACGAAGGACTGGCGGCAGACCCTCTACGCCCGCTCCCTGGGCGCCGTCATGGGCAGCCTGTTCATCCTGTCCTGGCTGGCCCAGTCCATCTCCGGCACCGCTGCGTACAACGACCAGCAGCTCCGTCAGCTAGAGGATCCCGTCTCCTGGGCCGACTACGTGGTGACGCCCGACTTCTGGAGCCGGACCCTGCAGAACTGGCAGTCCGAACTGCTCGCCGTCGCCGCCATGGTCGTCCTGTCCATCTACCTCCGCCAGCGCGGCTCCCCGGAGTCCAAGCCGGTCGGCGCCGCCCACACCACGACCGGCATCGAAGGCTGACCGATCCCGACCAGGGCGCAGAGCCGCAACCGGCCTGTCCCGAACGCGGAGGGCGCCGGGTGTGCGGGGCTGCTGGTGCAGGGCAGGCGCAGCAATGCAGGGGTACCCCTCGTGTCGTCCCCCCTTCCGCGCGTCCGTAGGGCTCAATAGGGGGCGTGGAAGAGTCACTGGATGGCGCACATCAGGTATCGGACGACGTCGGTGAGGCGACCGTGGCCGCCCTCGGCGCCCTGTCCAAGGCCTTGGAGACGACGGAGCGAGCCCGCGGACACCTGTACGGATTCCATCAGCTGACGGGCACGGCGGACTTCCAACTGGACGACGCCGTAAGGCTCTTGAGAGAGGCGGGCCACGAGGAACAGGCCCGCCGGGTGGAGCGGGAGGTCCTGGGGCGGAACGTCATCCCCGGGCACTGGACGTTCCAGATCGTGGAGGCGTACAACGACACCTACTACGGTCCCTTCGCCGCCGTCGAGCGGGACATCGTCGCCCAGTTGGCCGACGGCCGTGACCATCTCCACGAAGCGCGCCTGAAGCAGCGGCGGCGCACCGACGGGCATCCCGACCACACCCCTTGACCGCTGCGCGGCCGCCCGGGCAACGAGCGCCCGCGGCTCTGCCGTGGCCGGCCGGTCGACCGGAGAGGGAAGACGAAGAGTCTGCCGACTGAGTGGGAGGTCGGGTGTTCTGGGACACAGATGTGACCGTCGTGGGCGCAGGGGCCGCCGGTCTCTCCCTTGCCGTCGAGCTCGCGAAGCCGCTCGCCGGACGGCCGACGCCGAGAGTGGCCGTGGTCGAGGCTCCGCCGGGTCCGCTGCGCCCTCCCCCTCGAACCTGGTGTTACTGGGAGGCGGACGACGGGCCGTACGACGCCCTGCTGACAGCGCGATGGGACCAGCTGCGTGTCTACGGCCCGAACCACGTGAAGCTCGACCTGCCGCTGGGACGGTTGCGCTACAAGATGCTCAGGTCGGACCGGTTCGAGGCCGCGATGACGAAGCGCCTCGCTGCCTACGGCGTCGAGGTGCGGCGGATCTCGGTCGACTCCGTGCGAGACGTGGGAGACGCGGTACTGGTCCGTGGCCGTGACGCCTCGGGGGAACTCGCGGCCGTCCGGTCGGGGCTCGTGTTCGACTCGCGGCCGCTCCGCAGCCCGCCCGCTGCGCGCACCACGCTGCT
This sequence is a window from Streptomyces sp. NBC_00691. Protein-coding genes within it:
- a CDS encoding DUF6766 family protein — encoded protein: MNDSRVRRRGFWRENSLTLTFGIAFLVVLVCQAIAGRAEFNEQLTVEGLQQLTFGEYLTTSDFAVDVTENWQSEFLQFFLYIFGTVYLVQRGSPESKKVHEAGTESDQEQRVGDHARPDSPRWAGTKDWRQTLYARSLGAVMGSLFILSWLAQSISGTAAYNDQQLRQLEDPVSWADYVVTPDFWSRTLQNWQSELLAVAAMVVLSIYLRQRGSPESKPVGAAHTTTGIEG
- a CDS encoding cysteine hydrolase family protein, which codes for MGRTALIVIDMLNTYEHEDAQVLVRSVREALPGVKTLLERARAADAPVIYVNDNFGRWRSHHGEILEAALAGPRADLVEPIAPDEESLFVVKARHSAFYETPLAYLLGRLGAERVVLCGQVTEQCVLYSALDAHIRHLDVVVALDAVAHIDADLADAALLMMERNMAAELRPNGDITFGDARSD